CCTGAGATATTTTTTGTATTTTTTATATCATTAAGTACAGCGTCACCGTTTACAACTCCGCTTGCGAAGCCTGGAAGTGCCGCAACCTTGATAAGCTCTTCAAGCTTTAATGAGTTTATTTTAGCTGTTAGCTTATCGTTGTTTAGCACAGCCTTAACGCTACCCCCAAATCCATTTATATCAGCTTCAAGGTTTTTTAGCTGGTTTTTGGTTACGATTGTGTTTCCTTTAATGTTTAGTGCACCTACGACTTTTTGTTTTATTATAGGTTCAAATTTGGTCAAATCATCTATCATCACTCTAAAATCACTGCTTAGTGTTTGTGAGTTGATATCGTACATGGTATTTTCGCTTCCTGCTACAACTATAGGCGTCACAAAGGCTGTTTTGGCATTTACTAGCCAATCTTTTATGTTGGCTTTTATTGCTCCATTTGCATTGAAATTTGAAGGCAATGTGATATTAAAGTCTTTTGCGATTAAAGCATTATTAGTTTTAATGTTTAAAACATCGATATTTGCTGTTCCGTTTGGTTTGCCGTTCTCATCCGCTATATTTGCTACAATATCTATTTTGCCGTTAGCGTATATCGGCTGACTTGCTAAAGCCAGAGCCTTATCAACCTCTATGTTTTTCGCATCTAAAATAAGCGCAAGCGGTTTATAATCCTTTAAATTTGCTGCAAATTTTAGACTAGAACCAAGTAAATTTCCCGCTCCATCTGCATTAAAATCGTTAAATTTTCCTTTGGCTGTTCCTGAAAATAACATCTTTTCTTTAAGCTCAACGCCAAGAGAGACTAGATTATCCACTACTACGTCATATTTAAGATCAAGAGTTTGACCAAACACCGATAGTCCTCCGGCCACTTTGGCGTTTATTTCGCTATTTATATTTGTTGCTATATCAATAGTTGTAGGCCTTATCTGAAATTTGTCAAATTTGACGTTAAATCCGCTTTTTTCTTTAATAATATTTTCGACATAAGGCTTTACGATCCCGTTTCCAAAATCAGTAAAAGCGATGATATAAGAGCCAAAAAGCAACAATATAATAAGTCCAAGTATGACAGCTAGGATTCGCATAGTTTTCCTTTACATTTAATTTATACATTCATGGAAGTTTAGTTATATAGACTAAACTTTACTAAGGAATTTGACTAATTTATTGACAAATTCAAAAAAATATCATATACTTTCATCACTCAAAATAAAAGAGTGCTAAAAATGAAAATTAACCAAAAGGATGAATTATGAATTTTCAACCATTAGGCAAGCGTGTATTAGTTGAACGCCTTGAGGACGTTAAAACAACAGCAACAGGTATTATTATACCTGACAATGCTAAAGAAAAACCTTTAAGTGGCAAAGTTTTAGCTGTGGGCAGCGAAGTTGAGTGCGTAAAAGCGGGCGATGAAGTAGTGTTTGGAAAATATGCTGGAACAGAGATCACACTTGAAGCAAAAACATATCTTGTACTAAATTTAGATGATGTTTTGGGCGTTATAAAATAAGTTAAAATCAAATATTAAGGATAAGAAATGGCAAAAGAGATATTTTTTTCAGATGAGGCTAGAAATAGGCTATATGAGGGTGTAAGAAAGCTAAATGACGCTGTAAAAGTGACAATGGGGCCACGCGGCAGAAACGTGCTTATACAAAAGAGTTTCGGCGCTCCTGCTATCACAAAAGACGGTGTAAGCGTAGCTAAAGAGGTTGAGTTAAAAGATGCGCTTGAAAATATGGGTGCAGGTTTAGTGCGCGAAGTAGCTAGCAAGACTGCCGATGAGGCTGGAGACGGCACTACTACAGCAACCGTTCTTGCAAACGCTATCTTTAAAGAGGGTCTTAGAAACATCACTGCTGGTGCAAATCCGATCGAAGTAAAACGCGGTATGGATAAAGAAGCAGCTGCTATCATAGCTGAGCTAAAAGCTATGGCAAGAAAAGTAACTGATAAAAAAGAGATCGCTCAAGTAGCTACAATCTCTGCAAATTCAGACTCTACTATCGGTAATCTAATCGCTGATGCTATGGAAAAAGTAGGCAAAGACGGCGTTATAACAGTAGAAGAGGCTAAATCAATCCACGATGAGCTAAATGTGGTTGAAGGTATGCAGTTTGACCGCGGATATCTAAGTCCGTATTTCATCACAAATGCCGAGAAAATGCAAGTAGAACTAAGCAATCCTTATATATTGCTTTTTGATAAGAAGATTACAAATTTAAAAGAGCTTTTGCCTATATTAGAGCAAATTCAAAAGACAGGCAAGCCACTTTTAATCATCGCTGAAGATATCGAGGGTGAAGCTCTTGCTACACTTGTTGTAAACAAACTTCGCGGTGTGCTAAACATCTCTGCTGTTAAGGCTCCTGGCTTTGGCGACAGAAGAAAAGCGATGCTTGAGGATATCGCCATTCTAACAGGCGGTCAAGTGATTAGCGAAGAGCTTGGTAGAACTCTTGATGGAGCTACACTTAATGACCTAGGACAAGCTTCAACTGTTGTTATAGATAAAGACAACACTACGATCGTAAACGGTGCAGGTGACAAGGCGGGAATCGATGCTAGAATCACTCAGATCAAAGCTCAAATCGCAGAGACTACAAGTGACTATGATAAAGAAAAACTTCAAGAGCGTCTTGCAAAACTAAGTGGCGGCGTGGCTGTTATTAAAGTAGGTGCCGCAACCGAAACTGAGATGAAAGAGAAAAAAGACCGCGTAGATGACGCACTAAGCGCTACAAAAGCTGCCGTAGAAGAGGGCATCGTAATCGGCGGTGGTGCTGCATTTATCCAAGCAAGCGCAAGAGTAAAGCTTGATCTAAGTGGCGATGAGGCAATCGGTGCGGCTATCGTAAGACGCGCTTTAACTGCTCCACTTCGCCAAATAGCTGAAAACGCAGGCTTTGACGCAGGTGTTGTTGCAAATGCAGTTAGCACAAGTAAAGATGCAAATTTCGGCTTTAACGCTGCTACAGGCGAGTATGTAAATATGTTTGAAGCAGGCATCATTGACCCTGTTAAGGTTGAGCGTGTAGCACTTCAAAATGCGGTTAGCGTTTCAAGCCTTCTTCTTACAACTGAGGCTACTATAAGCGAATTAAAAGAGGATAAGCCTACAATGCCAGCAATGCCTGATATGGGCGGAATGGGTGGCATGGGCGGAATGATGTAAGCTGCCAGTAATAAAATCCCCCTTTGTAAACAAGCAAAGGGGAATCAATTTATATATTCTTCTCTTAAAAAGTTATAATTTTCCACCTTCTACTACAAGAGATTTCGGATTTACACTATCACCATATATTGGTTTAAGTGTGGCATCGTATGCTTTGTGAAAGAAATTTTCTTTTCCAAGTTCGATTATTTCATTATTTATCCACTCAAGTAGAGCTTTGTTGCCTTTTTTGACTGCAGGTGCTATTGCATCTACATCGCCAAGCGACTCTATACCTACTACAAAGCCAGGATTTTCTTTAGCCCATGCGAAAAGTAGGGCATTATCGTGAGCTAGGGCTACACCTCTTTTATCTAATAGTGCGCCAAATGTCTCTGTATTTTGATCATATTTTAAAAGCTCAATATCAGGATGTTTTTTTGTGAAGTACGCATCAGCTGTAGTTCCTTTATTTACGATCAATTTTTTGCCTTTTAGCTCGTTTATGTCTTTTATGACTTTACCTTCAGGACTAACTATGCCAAGTGATACTTTCATATAGGGAAGTGCGAAATCAACTACTCTAGCGCGCTCTTTTGTATGTGTAAAATTGGCTAGAATAATATCAACTTTGTCAGCAACTAAAAATTCAACCCTACTAGCAGCCTCTACAAGCTCAAATTTTACCTTGCTTTCGTCGCCAAGCAGATCTTTTGCTATACGTTTTGCAAAGTAGATATCATATCCCTGATTTTTGCCATTTTTATCGACATATCCAAATGGAGGTTTGTCGCTAAAAACTCCTATGCGCACGTATCCGCGCTCTTTTATTTTGGCTAAAGTGTCGTTTGCTTCGGCTACGTGAGCTGTTAAAAATACAGTGGCGAAGATTGCCAAAAATGAAAGCATAAATTTTCTCATTCTTTTTCCTTTGATTGAAATAAGATAAATTATGCAATAAATTTGACTAACAAATACTTAATTAAAATGAAAATAGATTTAGAAATTTCTTTGCACGTTCCGTTTTTGGACTTGTAAAAAATTCGTTAGGTGTATTTTCTTCTACTATTTCACCGGCATCCATAAATATTATGCGGTCTGCAACGGCACGAGCAAATTCCATTTCATGAGTTACAATTAGCATTGTCATGCCATCTTTGGCTAAATTTATTATTACGTCTAGTACTTCACGTACAATTTCAGGATCAAGGGCTGCCGTAACCTCATCAAATAGCATTAGGTCTGGGTTCATACAAAGCGCTCTTACTATTGCTATTCTTTGTTTTTGACCACCGCTTAACTCCTTGGGATATGAGTATTTTTTACTGCTTAAGCCAACTTTTGCTAGCCACATGTCAGCTTCTTTTTCTACCTCTTTTTTATCTCTTTTTTGTGCCTTTATCGGCCCTAGTAGGATATTATCTATTACGTTCATATGGTCAAATAATTCATAGCTTTGAAAGACCATGCCTACATATTGCCTAATTTTAGTCCAGTCCTTAAAGTCTTTTGTGATTACTTGATTGTGGATTATTATCTCTCCATTTTCAATATGTTCTAAACCGTTTATGCATCTAAGCGTAGTGCTTTTGCCACAACCTGAAGGTCCTAAGATAACGACAACTTCGCCACTTTTTACATTTAAATTTATATTTTTAAGTGCCTTAGTCTGTCCGTAAAATTTATCCAAATTTTTGAGTTGTAAGATATATTTGTCCATTTAAATTCCTAGCCCCATCTCTCTTCAAGTCGCTTTGAAAGCTTTGAAATAGGATAACATATAATAAAATATAGAAAAAATATAAAGCCGTATATCCAAAACGGCGCCATATTATTTGTAAATACGTGATTTTCTATAATCTGCTGGCCGACTTTGACGACTTCAACGACTCCTATTAATACTACTATTGAGGTTGTTTTTATCATCCTGCTTAGTAAATTTACGGCTCCAGGTACCAGACGGCGCATAGCAAGAGGGATGATGACATATATGTAAATTTGAGCCTTATTCAGTCCGAGTGATGATGCGCTTTCAAATTGATGCTTAGGTATTGAAGTTATCGCACCTCGCACTATATCCATCATCTCAAATACTCCCCAAACGCTAAATACTAAAAGCGAAGCCGCAAATGCACTGATATGAAGCCCTAAAGCTCTGCTTACTCCGAAGTAAAATATAAACAACCATACTATAGTAGGCATAATACGGACTATTTCAAGGCAAATTTTGCAAATCCAATATATAAATTTATTTTTTGAACTCATTAAAACGCCCATAAATAAACCGCCAAATACAGAAATAACTATCGATATTATAGAGATTTCAAGGCTTACTATAAGTCCTCCGCCAAGGCGCATTAAATTTTGCACGTCAAATAAGATGCTAGCTCCTTGCACGCTTCATCCTTTTTTCAAGCCAAGTTAAAAGAAGTGAAGTTGGCAAAATAATTATAAGATAGCTGATAACTAGCATAAATAGCGCTTCGTCGGTCATGTAGTATAAGCCTATTATATCTTTTGCTACATATACAAGGTCAGCAAGTGCTACTATGCTAACTATTGATGTCTCTTTTAGTAGAAAGATGATGTTTGCGCTTATGCTAGGAAGAGCAACTCCAAATGCTTGAGGCAATATAACGTACATAAGAAGTTGATTTTGATTTAGTCCTACGCTAAGCCCGGCTTCAAGCTGAGATCGTTTTACCGATTCAAATCCCAATCTAAAACTTTCTGCCATATAGCTTCCTCCAAGAAAGGCAAGTCCTATGACAGCACAAGAAAATGAACTTAGGCTAATTCCAAGTTTTGGCAGTCCGTAATAAAGGAAAAATAGCTGAATAAGTAACGGTGTATTTCGACTAAGCTCTACGTATCCGTCTACTATAGGATTTAAAAATTTGATCTTATAAAATTTAGTCGCCATACATAAAATCCCTATAATAATAGAGATTAAAATACCGTAAAATGCGAGCTTTAGTGTTAGAATCCCAGCCTTTATGTACATAGGATAGAATTCAGCTATAAATTCAAAATCCATAAAATTTTTAGCCTAGTTTTTTAAAATTTTTGCGAGATTTTAGCGTATTAATACTAAATTTAAAGACAAAATTAGTATTAATACAGCTATTCAAAGAAAAATTTATTTTTTAAGCATAGGTTTGTAAGGTCCAAATCTATGAGCGTTCTCGTCAAATCCGTCGTTGTAAGGTCCTACGTCCATATCCATAGGTTTGATATCAAGATCAGGGAAGTCTTTCTCGCGGCCTTGTTTGATCGGTCTTTCGTGTGAGTTCATATAGGCTGTCACGTCGTAAGCCTCTTCCCAAGTTAGGGTCGCATCGCCTTGAGGCATCGTTGATTTGACATACTGAGCGCCTTTTATGAGGCGGTACATGCCAGCTCCAGTGTTATAGCTATCTTTACCCCAAAGAGCTGGGAATACATAATAATCTCCGCCGTTTGCAAAGTCAGGATTTACCATACCTTCGCCGTTTTCTCCGTGGCACGCAGCACATCTAGCGGCGTAAATTTCTTTACCTTTTTTAGGATCGGCGGCGCGGTCTATATACTCAGCCTTAACTAGTCCTTGACCTTTAACCTTTGCGCCCACTTCGTATCCTGTTGATAGCCAGTGCATGTAAGTTACCATCGCGCGCATCTCTTTTGAGTTTGCAGGGATCGGCTTGCCTGACATTGAGCGTTGGAAGCAGCCGTTTATGCGGTCTTGAAGAGTTACGACCTGATCTGCTCTTGAGTTGTATTGAGGAAATCTAGCTGTAATTCCTACGAAAGGAGAGTGCCCTGGCTCAACTCCGCCTTTTGAGTGACAACTTGAACAGGATAGATTGTTGCCAGCAAAGCGCTTTTTCTCATCTTTTGCCATAGGGCCAAGGTATCTTGAAGTTTCGTTTAATAGCTTTGAGCCAAATATAACGGTTTTTGCATAAGGAGAGTCACCAAGTTTAGCTTCGTCTATTACGCCGTTTTCGTCAATTCCCACAGGAAGCTTAAATTCCTGAACTTTAACCTCAAATGGATAGGCACCCTTAGCCTTGTCTTTTGCTGCATCAAATGCAAAAGAGCTTGTTAGCACAAACGGCACAGCCATGAGTAGAAAACTATTCTTCATAAAATCTCCTTATAATAAAAATTATTTAAATTTTATTTAAAATATATTTTTGGAATATTACACAAATTTATTGTAAATAATATTTAATTTTTAAAACTAGAATTTTTTTAATATGTTACAATTAGTTTTGATTTTGAGCAGAGAGATTTTATGGATATTTTTCAATTTATCGGATTTTTAGGCATGATTTGCATCGTGCTTGCATATTTTTTTCTCCAGATTGGCAAGATGACAAGCGCTGATTTAAGCTATCAGTTCATAAATTTAGCAGGAGCTATACTGCTTATCATCTCGCTTTTCGTACATTTTAATTTAGGTTCATTTTTGATAGAAGTATTTTGGATTTTTATAACACTATATGGAATTTTTAAAATTTATAAAGATAAAAGAGAAGTTAAGGAGTAAATCTTGAGAGCTTATGCAGAGTGGGAAAAAC
This Campylobacter sp. RM16192 DNA region includes the following protein-coding sequences:
- the groES gene encoding co-chaperone GroES, which encodes MNFQPLGKRVLVERLEDVKTTATGIIIPDNAKEKPLSGKVLAVGSEVECVKAGDEVVFGKYAGTEITLEAKTYLVLNLDDVLGVIK
- a CDS encoding cysteine ABC transporter substrate-binding protein translates to MRKFMLSFLAIFATVFLTAHVAEANDTLAKIKERGYVRIGVFSDKPPFGYVDKNGKNQGYDIYFAKRIAKDLLGDESKVKFELVEAASRVEFLVADKVDIILANFTHTKERARVVDFALPYMKVSLGIVSPEGKVIKDINELKGKKLIVNKGTTADAYFTKKHPDIELLKYDQNTETFGALLDKRGVALAHDNALLFAWAKENPGFVVGIESLGDVDAIAPAVKKGNKALLEWINNEIIELGKENFFHKAYDATLKPIYGDSVNPKSLVVEGGKL
- a CDS encoding CBU_0592 family membrane protein, yielding MDIFQFIGFLGMICIVLAYFFLQIGKMTSADLSYQFINLAGAILLIISLFVHFNLGSFLIEVFWIFITLYGIFKIYKDKREVKE
- a CDS encoding c-type cytochrome → MKNSFLLMAVPFVLTSSFAFDAAKDKAKGAYPFEVKVQEFKLPVGIDENGVIDEAKLGDSPYAKTVIFGSKLLNETSRYLGPMAKDEKKRFAGNNLSCSSCHSKGGVEPGHSPFVGITARFPQYNSRADQVVTLQDRINGCFQRSMSGKPIPANSKEMRAMVTYMHWLSTGYEVGAKVKGQGLVKAEYIDRAADPKKGKEIYAARCAACHGENGEGMVNPDFANGGDYYVFPALWGKDSYNTGAGMYRLIKGAQYVKSTMPQGDATLTWEEAYDVTAYMNSHERPIKQGREKDFPDLDIKPMDMDVGPYNDGFDENAHRFGPYKPMLKK
- a CDS encoding amino acid ABC transporter ATP-binding protein, producing the protein MDKYILQLKNLDKFYGQTKALKNINLNVKSGEVVVILGPSGCGKSTTLRCINGLEHIENGEIIIHNQVITKDFKDWTKIRQYVGMVFQSYELFDHMNVIDNILLGPIKAQKRDKKEVEKEADMWLAKVGLSSKKYSYPKELSGGQKQRIAIVRALCMNPDLMLFDEVTAALDPEIVREVLDVIINLAKDGMTMLIVTHEMEFARAVADRIIFMDAGEIVEENTPNEFFTSPKTERAKKFLNLFSF
- a CDS encoding amino acid ABC transporter permease, coding for MRLGGGLIVSLEISIISIVISVFGGLFMGVLMSSKNKFIYWICKICLEIVRIMPTIVWLFIFYFGVSRALGLHISAFAASLLVFSVWGVFEMMDIVRGAITSIPKHQFESASSLGLNKAQIYIYVIIPLAMRRLVPGAVNLLSRMIKTTSIVVLIGVVEVVKVGQQIIENHVFTNNMAPFWIYGFIFFLYFIICYPISKLSKRLEERWG
- the groL gene encoding chaperonin GroEL (60 kDa chaperone family; promotes refolding of misfolded polypeptides especially under stressful conditions; forms two stacked rings of heptamers to form a barrel-shaped 14mer; ends can be capped by GroES; misfolded proteins enter the barrel where they are refolded when GroES binds) is translated as MAKEIFFSDEARNRLYEGVRKLNDAVKVTMGPRGRNVLIQKSFGAPAITKDGVSVAKEVELKDALENMGAGLVREVASKTADEAGDGTTTATVLANAIFKEGLRNITAGANPIEVKRGMDKEAAAIIAELKAMARKVTDKKEIAQVATISANSDSTIGNLIADAMEKVGKDGVITVEEAKSIHDELNVVEGMQFDRGYLSPYFITNAEKMQVELSNPYILLFDKKITNLKELLPILEQIQKTGKPLLIIAEDIEGEALATLVVNKLRGVLNISAVKAPGFGDRRKAMLEDIAILTGGQVISEELGRTLDGATLNDLGQASTVVIDKDNTTIVNGAGDKAGIDARITQIKAQIAETTSDYDKEKLQERLAKLSGGVAVIKVGAATETEMKEKKDRVDDALSATKAAVEEGIVIGGGAAFIQASARVKLDLSGDEAIGAAIVRRALTAPLRQIAENAGFDAGVVANAVSTSKDANFGFNAATGEYVNMFEAGIIDPVKVERVALQNAVSVSSLLLTTEATISELKEDKPTMPAMPDMGGMGGMGGMM
- a CDS encoding amino acid ABC transporter permease, which encodes MDFEFIAEFYPMYIKAGILTLKLAFYGILISIIIGILCMATKFYKIKFLNPIVDGYVELSRNTPLLIQLFFLYYGLPKLGISLSSFSCAVIGLAFLGGSYMAESFRLGFESVKRSQLEAGLSVGLNQNQLLMYVILPQAFGVALPSISANIIFLLKETSIVSIVALADLVYVAKDIIGLYYMTDEALFMLVISYLIIILPTSLLLTWLEKRMKRARS